One window of the Leptospira koniambonensis genome contains the following:
- a CDS encoding LIC10604 family protein, translating into MKIVWVILFSLVGFIVLLVLSGYLFPKDHTASLEKDFSSSPESIYRIIRNISEYKNWRSGLRTVDIESETIWTESDLHGNNIRFGIIEERSPNYLKTKILSEDLPFGGGWEFEVIPNGPNTKLKITEKGFVTNPLFRVLSKFVFGHDATMKTYLEDLSKILEASEK; encoded by the coding sequence ATGAAAATTGTTTGGGTCATTCTATTTAGCTTGGTTGGTTTTATAGTTTTACTTGTGCTTTCTGGATATTTGTTTCCAAAAGATCATACTGCAAGTTTGGAGAAAGATTTTTCTTCTTCTCCAGAAAGTATATACAGGATCATTCGTAATATTAGTGAGTATAAAAATTGGAGGAGTGGACTGAGAACTGTGGATATTGAATCTGAAACAATTTGGACAGAATCAGATTTACACGGGAATAATATTCGTTTTGGAATTATAGAAGAACGTTCTCCGAATTATTTAAAGACTAAAATTCTAAGCGAAGATCTTCCTTTCGGTGGAGGTTGGGAATTTGAAGTTATTCCGAATGGTCCAAACACTAAATTGAAAATTACTGAAAAAGGTTTTGTAACGAATCCTCTGTTTAGAGTTCTTTCTAAGTTTGTGTTCGGTCATGACGCAACCATGAAAACTTATTTAGAAGATCTGAGTAAGATCTTAGAAGCGTCGGAGAAGTGA